In one window of Posidoniimonas corsicana DNA:
- a CDS encoding alpha-L-arabinofuranosidase C-terminal domain-containing protein, which yields MKSPARLLLAAALICWVSPHAAESQEEQVTIRVGVDKPGHEIGPRLIGAFFEDINLSGDGGLNAELIKNGSLEIPKTLLGWSTVGEGVNAAQATEAPLSAANPTFLRLTIERRRPDGGVANEGFRGMGLREGEAYRFSFQGRAEAGRSAELLVKLMDESGEAIAEGSIKVEGSAWREHEAELTPSKTAKRGALQIWLKSGRLVDLDSISLCTTDTWQGRRHGLRRDLVQLLADLKPAFFRFPGGCIVEGSQLKYRYQWKTTIGPRDERRLIVNRWNTEFAHRPTPDYYQSFAVGFYEYFLLSEEIGAEPLPIINCGMACQFNTGELVPLDELGPYIQDALDLIEFANGPADSEWGAKRAAMGHPEPFGMKLLGVGNEQWGPEYFERYERFAKVLAERHPEIELISTSGPFPSGERFDYAWPLLRKMDVPIVDEHCYAMPDWFLREAHRYDDYDREGPEVFMGEYAAQSVQIVSPRNRNTLRCALAEAAFLTGVDRNSDIVTMSAYAPLLAHEDGWQWRPNLMWYDNLTSYGTPSYYVQQLFSQHKGDRALPVEVNDARPPAPIAGRFGLGSHNTAVEYRSIAVTKDGETIWAADKQLDAEDFIVHDGEWDVQPGLLAQPRRSGSARVVFGSADWADATLTCQARKTGGREGFSVFFRYGPGGSRIEWNIGGWENTRHGLIGQQATHSTTPNQLVSAEGTVEPDRWYDIRIETSGERVRCFLDDELVHDIEIPVPAIDSVFASAALDTDQSQAIVKVVNPTDDATSVRLTLDGLPKAEVACKLVQLTGNPEDENSIEAPKRVSPAESSVNLAAGDFVHEFPPHSFSILRIPVEATAP from the coding sequence ATGAAGTCTCCCGCAAGATTGCTCCTGGCCGCCGCCCTGATCTGCTGGGTTTCTCCCCATGCAGCCGAATCGCAGGAGGAGCAGGTTACGATTCGTGTCGGTGTCGACAAGCCGGGCCACGAGATTGGCCCCCGACTCATCGGCGCCTTCTTTGAGGACATCAACCTCAGCGGCGACGGCGGCCTGAATGCGGAGCTGATCAAGAACGGCTCGCTGGAGATCCCCAAGACGCTGCTGGGATGGAGCACCGTGGGCGAGGGCGTTAACGCCGCGCAGGCGACCGAGGCGCCGCTGTCGGCCGCCAACCCGACCTTCCTGCGGCTCACGATCGAGCGTCGCCGACCGGACGGCGGCGTCGCGAATGAGGGGTTCCGCGGCATGGGTCTCCGTGAGGGAGAAGCGTACCGGTTCTCGTTCCAGGGGCGCGCCGAGGCGGGCCGCAGTGCCGAGCTGCTGGTGAAGCTGATGGACGAGTCGGGCGAGGCGATCGCCGAGGGCTCCATTAAAGTGGAAGGCTCCGCCTGGCGCGAGCACGAGGCGGAGCTCACCCCCTCAAAGACCGCTAAACGGGGCGCCCTGCAGATCTGGCTCAAGTCGGGTCGCCTGGTGGACCTCGACTCGATCTCGCTCTGCACCACCGACACCTGGCAGGGCCGGCGCCACGGCCTGCGCCGCGACCTGGTGCAGCTGCTGGCGGACTTGAAGCCGGCCTTCTTCCGGTTCCCGGGCGGATGCATCGTTGAGGGGAGCCAGCTCAAGTACCGCTACCAGTGGAAGACCACCATCGGCCCCCGCGACGAGCGGCGGCTGATCGTGAACCGCTGGAACACCGAGTTCGCGCACCGGCCCACGCCGGACTACTACCAGTCGTTCGCGGTCGGGTTCTACGAGTACTTCCTGCTGTCCGAAGAGATTGGCGCCGAGCCGCTGCCGATCATCAACTGCGGCATGGCCTGCCAGTTCAACACGGGCGAGCTGGTCCCGCTGGACGAGCTCGGCCCGTACATCCAGGACGCGCTGGACCTGATCGAGTTCGCCAACGGCCCGGCCGACAGCGAGTGGGGCGCCAAGCGGGCCGCGATGGGCCACCCCGAGCCGTTCGGCATGAAGCTGCTCGGCGTGGGCAACGAGCAGTGGGGTCCCGAGTACTTTGAGCGGTACGAGCGGTTCGCCAAGGTGCTGGCGGAGCGCCACCCGGAGATCGAGCTGATCTCGACCTCCGGCCCGTTCCCGTCCGGCGAGCGGTTCGACTACGCGTGGCCGCTGCTCCGCAAGATGGACGTGCCGATCGTCGACGAGCACTGCTACGCCATGCCCGACTGGTTCCTCCGCGAGGCCCACCGCTACGACGACTACGACCGCGAAGGGCCGGAGGTGTTTATGGGCGAGTACGCGGCGCAGTCCGTGCAGATTGTGTCGCCCCGCAACCGCAACACGCTCCGCTGCGCCCTGGCCGAGGCCGCGTTCTTGACCGGCGTCGATCGCAACTCCGACATCGTGACTATGAGCGCCTACGCGCCGCTGCTGGCGCACGAGGACGGCTGGCAGTGGCGGCCCAACCTGATGTGGTACGACAACCTCACCAGCTACGGCACGCCCAGCTACTACGTGCAGCAGCTGTTCAGTCAGCACAAGGGCGACCGTGCGCTGCCCGTGGAGGTCAACGACGCGCGCCCGCCGGCGCCCATCGCCGGGCGGTTCGGCCTCGGCTCCCACAACACGGCTGTCGAGTACCGCAGCATTGCGGTGACCAAGGACGGAGAAACGATCTGGGCGGCCGACAAGCAGCTCGACGCAGAAGACTTCATCGTTCACGACGGCGAGTGGGACGTGCAGCCGGGGCTGCTCGCCCAGCCCCGCCGCAGCGGCTCGGCGCGGGTGGTGTTCGGCAGCGCCGACTGGGCCGACGCCACCCTCACGTGCCAGGCCCGCAAGACCGGCGGCCGCGAGGGCTTTTCCGTCTTCTTCCGCTACGGCCCGGGCGGCTCGCGGATCGAATGGAACATCGGCGGTTGGGAGAACACGCGACACGGGCTGATCGGCCAGCAGGCGACGCACTCCACCACGCCCAACCAGCTGGTCAGCGCCGAGGGCACAGTAGAGCCCGACCGCTGGTACGACATCCGCATCGAGACTTCCGGCGAGCGGGTACGCTGCTTCTTGGATGACGAGCTCGTCCACGACATCGAGATCCCTGTGCCGGCGATCGACAGTGTGTTCGCCAGCGCCGCGCTGGACACGGACCAGTCGCAGGCCATCGTCAAGGTGGTCAATCCGACCGACGACGCCACATCCGTACGGCTCACGCTCGACGGCCTGCCCAAAGCGGAGGTCGCCTGCAAATTGGTACAGCTCACTGGCAATCCAGAAGACGAGAACTCCATCGAGGCGCCCAAGCGGGTGAGCCCCGCCGAGTCGAGCGTCAACCTCGCCGCGGGCGACTTCGTTCACGAGTTCCCGCCGCACTCGTTCAGCATCCTCCGCATCCCCGTCGAGGCAACCGCCCCGTGA
- a CDS encoding arabinan endo-1,5-alpha-L-arabinosidase, with translation MRIAAVVVLTVVAAARLEAEPPLLTGDVMTHDPSSIVKQGDQHYLFHTGRGIGLKSSRDLVEWTQQRGVFDRDATPDWIEKHVPGFRGHYWAPDVVFADGRYRVYYSASRFGQQASAIGLATNETLDAQSPNYAWRDDGAVVTSTPDAPYNAIDPSVLIDDQGRHWMTFGSFWKGIYLFELDAKTGLPADPNAAPTRVASATEIEAPTLIQRDGWFYLFVNHGLCCRGVESTYRILVGRSRTPTGPYLDRDGRDLVDGGGTLLLDSQSPRIGPGHVAPFAWAPAQGFGFHYYDANQRGLSKLGLADWQWSEDGWPTAADVRLAGEVERPRRRRRQAE, from the coding sequence GTGAGAATCGCCGCCGTCGTTGTGCTGACCGTTGTCGCCGCCGCGAGACTCGAAGCCGAGCCGCCGCTGCTGACCGGCGACGTCATGACGCACGACCCGTCGTCGATCGTCAAGCAAGGCGACCAGCACTACCTATTCCACACCGGCCGGGGGATTGGGCTCAAGTCCTCCCGCGACCTCGTCGAGTGGACACAACAACGCGGGGTGTTCGACCGCGACGCCACGCCCGACTGGATCGAGAAACACGTCCCAGGCTTCCGGGGGCACTACTGGGCGCCCGACGTGGTGTTCGCCGACGGCAGGTACCGGGTGTACTACTCCGCGTCGCGATTCGGGCAGCAGGCATCGGCGATTGGGCTGGCAACCAACGAGACGCTCGACGCCCAATCCCCCAACTACGCCTGGCGGGACGACGGGGCGGTCGTGACGTCGACCCCCGACGCGCCGTACAACGCCATCGATCCCTCGGTGCTGATCGATGACCAGGGCCGTCACTGGATGACATTCGGCTCGTTCTGGAAGGGGATCTACCTCTTCGAGCTCGATGCGAAGACGGGGCTCCCCGCCGATCCCAACGCGGCGCCAACGCGAGTGGCGTCCGCCACGGAGATCGAGGCGCCCACCCTCATCCAGCGCGATGGGTGGTTCTACCTGTTCGTCAATCATGGGCTGTGCTGCCGGGGCGTAGAGAGCACCTACCGAATCCTGGTGGGACGCAGCCGGACGCCAACCGGGCCCTACCTGGATCGCGACGGGCGCGACCTAGTCGATGGGGGCGGCACGCTGTTGCTCGACAGCCAGTCGCCGAGGATTGGACCAGGCCACGTCGCGCCATTTGCGTGGGCGCCCGCTCAGGGGTTCGGCTTCCACTACTACGACGCCAACCAGCGGGGCCTGTCAAAGCTCGGTCTGGCCGACTGGCAGTGGTCCGAAGACGGCTGGCCGACCGCCGCGGACGTCCGGCTTGCGGGCGAAGTCGAACGCCCCCGCCGACGGCGCCGCCAAGCCGAGTAG
- a CDS encoding right-handed parallel beta-helix repeat-containing protein, with amino-acid sequence MTQWRYIAILAALALGSACHDAIAAEYYIAPSGSDANNGSVGSPWGGFEHAISQLSPGDTLFVRGGEFQLDERLRIRSSDAGTESSPVRIWAYPGEAPVLDFSSMDASWGSSSGRGIQVDGGADWIHIKGLTIQNARDNGIWSGADHGVFEQTVTRWNGDSGLQLSGSASNNLILNADSYENYDPSSNGENADGFAIKFSDLGPGNVVRGARAWGNSDDGWDMWQSVQGGVLVEDSWAFDNGKILPRFYEVEQLESNDLNTDNFNGDGNGFKLGQDSGPHVLNRVVVWDNAVRGIDINGNGYGVEVSNSTVYDSGVNWHFDESSDETLNQHILRNNISFDGGRSDVFESGVTSSFNTWNRISVQSSDFLSLDDSIARGPRQADGSLPVSDFLRLAPGSGLIDAGVDVGLPFAGAAPDLGAFETAPALAGDFNNDGVVDAGDYTAWRDSLGAADETAINNAGDGMNGVDQEDYNVWRSNFGATAPTPDANADGAPEPAAAVLVMASLAAGLLARSRSAALPCLVLATGLLLPGAVTAQAPAFPGAEGFGGTFSGAAPAGGWFADATVYHVTNLNDDGPGSFREAFQQNSSNKIVVFDVGGTIQISDNIDIKNLSNYYIAGQTAPSPVTVYGDTVQLTHSGGKENRNVVLRYMSFRKGTGDGQDSITFAGGGLGTNMILDHLSASWSEDEILSVTNNNTNVTVQYTMINDALVNNHAYGSLLRPKISSNVTMHHNLYANNASRQARFGTYEGETLTADFRNNVVYNFRDRASYTGGSSDDEQEYSDINYVGNYIVAGPGTEGSPNYAFAVDKNVDSRVYQSGNYIDPDDAPGGVPADGVLDGTDTGWAMFRVSTPVTDQTLTQMATPFNTPSVATQAAPDAYNQVRDHVGNWWWDRDAIDSRVIGNLTDFTGVPIGASAPNSGELSALLAAPQTSHPAGYDTDGDAMPDVWEVAHGLNPNLASDWNLDFDNDGYINLIELINEKGEFPAPTPIAFEGAANARYADILNWRTDDGGVTAGSYWQPSRHDTAVISSGAVVVDAVGQHAGLLQVGVASGDDASLAVTGGWLMVDERVEVGSDEGIGRLTVSPAGTLSAPLVEVGLLGAIDGEGEIEGSVLNNGYVSPGGSAGVLMVDGNFVQSFAGVLQIDIGAADSFDQLLVSGDIAAAGGLDVRLLDGYSPAAGDSYNLLDWGGVKSGGFDAVLLPELGAPLAWDLSQLESAGVLAVTSASIAGDYNGDGLVDAADYTVWRDSLGSTEDLAADGDGSGQVDAADYNVWRTNYGATAASSARSVPEPTTLLLGVCLAGVGCRSRRG; translated from the coding sequence ATGACGCAGTGGAGATACATCGCCATCTTGGCCGCCCTTGCGTTGGGGAGCGCCTGCCACGACGCGATCGCCGCCGAGTACTATATCGCGCCCAGCGGTAGCGACGCGAACAACGGTTCGGTCGGCAGCCCGTGGGGAGGGTTCGAGCACGCGATCAGTCAGCTCAGCCCGGGTGACACCCTCTTCGTCCGCGGCGGCGAGTTCCAACTCGACGAGCGGCTCCGCATCCGGTCATCCGATGCCGGGACCGAGTCATCCCCCGTCAGAATCTGGGCCTACCCCGGCGAGGCGCCGGTGCTCGACTTCAGCAGCATGGACGCATCGTGGGGGTCGAGCAGCGGCCGCGGCATCCAGGTGGACGGGGGCGCCGACTGGATTCACATCAAGGGACTCACCATCCAGAACGCCCGCGACAACGGCATCTGGAGCGGCGCCGACCACGGCGTGTTCGAGCAGACGGTCACCCGTTGGAACGGCGACTCCGGGCTTCAGCTCAGCGGCTCGGCGTCCAACAACCTGATCCTCAACGCCGACTCATACGAGAACTACGACCCCTCCAGCAACGGCGAGAACGCCGACGGCTTCGCGATCAAGTTTTCTGACCTGGGCCCCGGAAACGTGGTCCGCGGCGCCCGGGCGTGGGGCAACTCGGACGACGGGTGGGACATGTGGCAGAGCGTTCAGGGCGGCGTGCTCGTCGAGGACTCGTGGGCGTTCGACAACGGCAAGATCCTGCCGCGATTCTACGAGGTGGAGCAGCTCGAGTCGAACGACCTCAACACCGACAACTTCAACGGCGACGGCAACGGCTTCAAACTGGGGCAGGACAGCGGACCCCACGTGCTGAACCGAGTTGTGGTGTGGGACAACGCGGTCCGTGGGATCGATATCAACGGCAATGGCTACGGGGTGGAAGTCTCCAACTCGACGGTCTACGACTCGGGCGTGAACTGGCACTTTGACGAGTCGTCGGACGAGACGCTCAACCAGCACATTCTGCGGAACAACATCTCGTTCGACGGCGGCCGCTCGGACGTATTCGAGTCGGGGGTGACCAGCTCGTTCAACACCTGGAACCGCATCAGCGTGCAGAGCAGCGACTTCTTGTCGCTCGATGACAGCATCGCCAGGGGGCCGCGTCAGGCCGACGGCAGCCTGCCGGTGAGCGACTTCCTGCGGCTAGCGCCCGGGAGCGGGCTGATCGACGCCGGCGTCGACGTCGGCCTGCCATTTGCCGGGGCGGCCCCCGATCTAGGTGCGTTCGAGACCGCGCCTGCCCTAGCGGGAGACTTCAATAACGACGGCGTCGTGGACGCCGGGGACTACACCGCATGGCGCGACTCGCTAGGTGCAGCGGACGAAACGGCTATCAACAACGCAGGGGACGGGATGAACGGAGTGGACCAAGAGGACTACAACGTCTGGCGGAGCAACTTCGGCGCGACGGCGCCCACGCCGGACGCCAACGCGGACGGGGCGCCCGAGCCGGCGGCGGCCGTGCTGGTCATGGCGTCGTTGGCGGCGGGCCTCCTCGCCCGGTCGCGAAGCGCCGCCCTGCCCTGCCTGGTGCTTGCCACGGGTCTGCTTCTGCCTGGGGCCGTCACGGCACAGGCGCCGGCCTTCCCGGGCGCCGAGGGCTTCGGGGGGACGTTCTCCGGCGCCGCGCCCGCCGGGGGGTGGTTCGCGGACGCCACGGTCTACCACGTGACCAACCTGAACGATGACGGCCCGGGGTCGTTCCGCGAGGCGTTCCAGCAGAACAGCTCGAACAAGATCGTCGTGTTCGACGTTGGCGGCACGATCCAGATCTCGGACAACATCGACATCAAGAACCTGTCGAACTACTACATCGCCGGGCAGACCGCGCCCAGCCCGGTGACCGTCTACGGCGACACCGTGCAGCTCACCCACAGCGGCGGCAAGGAGAACCGCAACGTGGTGCTCCGCTACATGTCGTTCCGCAAGGGAACGGGCGACGGGCAGGACTCCATCACCTTCGCCGGCGGCGGGCTCGGGACCAACATGATCCTCGATCACCTCTCAGCCTCGTGGTCGGAGGACGAGATCCTGTCGGTCACCAACAACAACACGAACGTCACGGTGCAGTACACCATGATCAACGACGCGCTGGTCAACAACCACGCGTACGGGTCGCTGCTCCGCCCCAAGATCAGCTCGAACGTAACGATGCACCACAACCTGTACGCCAACAACGCCAGCCGGCAGGCCCGGTTCGGCACCTACGAGGGGGAGACCCTCACCGCCGACTTCCGCAACAACGTGGTCTACAACTTCCGAGACCGCGCCAGCTACACCGGCGGCAGCAGCGACGACGAGCAGGAGTACTCCGACATCAACTACGTCGGCAACTACATCGTCGCCGGCCCCGGCACCGAGGGCAGCCCCAACTACGCGTTCGCCGTGGACAAGAACGTCGACTCCCGCGTGTACCAGTCGGGCAACTATATCGACCCGGACGACGCGCCGGGCGGCGTCCCGGCCGATGGGGTGCTGGACGGGACCGACACCGGCTGGGCGATGTTCCGGGTTTCGACGCCCGTCACCGACCAGACCCTCACCCAGATGGCGACCCCCTTCAACACGCCGTCCGTAGCGACGCAGGCCGCGCCCGACGCGTACAACCAGGTCCGCGACCACGTGGGCAACTGGTGGTGGGACCGCGACGCGATTGACTCCCGCGTGATCGGCAACCTGACGGACTTCACCGGCGTGCCCATCGGCGCTTCCGCGCCAAACTCGGGGGAGCTCAGCGCGTTGCTGGCGGCGCCGCAGACCAGCCACCCCGCCGGCTACGATACCGACGGCGACGCCATGCCCGACGTCTGGGAGGTCGCCCACGGGCTCAACCCCAATCTGGCGAGCGACTGGAACCTGGACTTCGACAACGACGGCTACATCAACCTGATCGAGTTAATCAACGAGAAGGGCGAGTTCCCGGCCCCTACGCCAATCGCGTTTGAGGGCGCCGCTAACGCCCGCTACGCGGACATCCTGAACTGGCGGACCGACGACGGCGGCGTGACGGCCGGGTCCTACTGGCAGCCCTCGCGGCACGACACGGCCGTGATTTCCAGCGGCGCCGTGGTGGTCGACGCGGTCGGCCAGCACGCCGGACTCCTCCAGGTGGGCGTGGCCAGCGGAGACGACGCTTCGCTCGCCGTGACGGGTGGCTGGCTGATGGTCGATGAGCGGGTGGAAGTCGGCTCCGACGAGGGCATTGGCCGCCTGACGGTCTCGCCGGCCGGCACGCTGTCGGCGCCGCTTGTCGAGGTCGGGCTGTTGGGCGCCATCGACGGCGAGGGGGAGATCGAGGGGAGCGTCTTGAATAACGGGTACGTGTCGCCGGGCGGTTCGGCGGGCGTGCTGATGGTGGACGGCAACTTCGTCCAATCGTTCGCGGGCGTGCTTCAGATCGACATCGGCGCCGCCGACAGCTTTGATCAGCTGCTCGTGAGCGGCGACATCGCAGCGGCGGGCGGCCTGGATGTTCGGCTGCTGGACGGCTACTCGCCCGCCGCCGGCGATAGCTACAACCTTCTTGACTGGGGCGGCGTCAAGTCGGGCGGCTTCGACGCGGTGCTGCTTCCCGAGTTGGGCGCCCCGCTGGCGTGGGACCTTTCGCAGCTCGAGTCCGCCGGTGTGCTTGCTGTAACTTCTGCATCAATTGCTGGCGATTACAACGGCGATGGGCTGGTGGACGCCGCCGACTACACGGTGTGGCGTGACAGCCTCGGTTCGACCGAGGACCTAGCCGCCGATGGCGATGGCAGCGGGCAGGTAGACGCCGCCGACTACAACGTGTGGCGGACCAACTACGGGGCAACGGCAGCGAGTTCGGCCCGGTCGGTTCCCGAGCCAACAACGCTGCTGCTCGGAGTCTGCCTGGCCGGCGTCGGATGCCGCTCACGGCGCGGGTAG
- a CDS encoding DUF1559 domain-containing protein, which produces MAFTLVELLVVIAIIGVLIALLLPAVQSAREAARRTQCVNNMKQIGLAVHNYHDVNKHLPPMRIDDHQATWSALILPFMEEAAAADLWDNDRGCFYDQTYAARTAVIQGYYCPSMGHTTVIIDEIPHDSQHGHDTRGDGSGYAGSISDYRSVSGSTCLIQVAGGPTLSRGEYNGSTAPHVDGAMPQAKRPVRYRTGSGSNGRQVGSFKAQTSFAKIIDGTSKTLLAGEVSKSLSEGVQVFNGDSLPGYPIGEAKPFCQEGCTETDGESGFGGGHPGVAIFAMCDASVQTISRSTDLKVMDRAATRAGDDPYDFDGTAPTCQATISNPF; this is translated from the coding sequence ATGGCGTTCACTCTGGTCGAGCTGCTCGTTGTGATCGCCATCATCGGCGTGCTGATCGCGCTCCTGCTGCCTGCCGTGCAATCGGCGCGCGAGGCGGCACGACGGACGCAGTGCGTCAACAACATGAAGCAGATTGGTCTGGCGGTGCACAACTACCACGACGTCAACAAGCACCTGCCGCCGATGCGGATCGACGACCATCAGGCGACTTGGTCAGCGCTGATACTGCCATTTATGGAAGAAGCAGCGGCGGCTGACCTTTGGGACAACGATCGAGGATGTTTCTACGACCAAACCTACGCCGCGCGCACCGCGGTTATTCAGGGCTACTACTGCCCATCAATGGGGCATACCACGGTCATCATTGACGAGATCCCACACGACAGCCAACACGGGCACGATACCCGCGGCGATGGCAGTGGATACGCGGGCTCCATATCAGATTATCGGTCAGTGTCTGGATCCACCTGCCTCATTCAAGTCGCCGGCGGTCCGACGCTCAGCCGCGGCGAGTACAATGGCAGCACCGCGCCACACGTCGATGGAGCGATGCCGCAAGCGAAGAGGCCGGTCAGGTACCGCACCGGCAGCGGCAGCAACGGTCGGCAGGTTGGTTCGTTTAAAGCACAAACGTCGTTTGCCAAGATTATCGATGGCACCAGCAAGACTCTTCTTGCAGGAGAAGTTAGCAAGTCGCTCTCCGAGGGAGTGCAGGTGTTCAACGGCGATTCACTGCCAGGATATCCCATAGGCGAAGCCAAGCCTTTTTGCCAGGAAGGCTGCACAGAGACTGACGGCGAGAGTGGCTTTGGGGGAGGGCACCCGGGAGTTGCGATCTTTGCGATGTGTGACGCGAGCGTTCAGACGATAAGTCGAAGCACTGACCTTAAAGTGATGGACAGAGCCGCCACGCGAGCGGGCGATGATCCCTACGACTTCGATGGCACGGCGCCTACATGCCAAGCGACCATATCCAATCCGTTCTAG